One region of Citrus sinensis cultivar Valencia sweet orange chromosome 6, DVS_A1.0, whole genome shotgun sequence genomic DNA includes:
- the LOC102622235 gene encoding putative receptor protein kinase ZmPK1: MNPNSPSFLTVLIFLLLCFQTSESQNFLRRGSSLSAEDNTGVLSSPDKTFSCGFYGLGGNAYLFSIWFTHSRDRTVVWTANRDRPVNGQGSRASLRRNGAMVLTDVDDTVIWMTNTTSTSADRAELLDTGNLVLKDRHGKILWQSFDYPTDTLLPNQVFRKSTKLISGVGNGTYASGYFSLYFDNDNVLRLIYDGPEISSVYWPDPDFDVFQNGRTKYNSSRIAVLDDFGSFSSSDELKFSAIDMGFGIKRRLTMDYDGNLRLYSLNKVTGSWMISWQALMQPGKVHGVCGKNGICVYTPEPKCSCPPGYEATEPGDWSKGCKPKFNRTCSSSLTEVKFVGVPNTDFYGFDLNYSKTISKEACMKLCLGDCRCSGFSYRLTGQGLCFTKSVLFNGFKAPNFPGIIYLKLPVSVEASEPAILNGTNPVCRLSKSQIVIGSPSMYDTTAKRVRWSYFYWFALAIGAIEVFVIASGWWLLFRRQDVPSSLEEGYQALSSQFRRFSYAELKKSTKSFKEELGRGGSGAVYKGVLADGRAVAVKRLGDLHQGEEVFWAEVSTIGKIYHMNLVRMWGFCSEGRHRLLIYEYVEKQSLDKHLFSSYFLGWKERFKVALGTAKGLAYLHHECLEWVIHCDVKPENILLDSEFEPKIADFGLAKLSQRGSNSSQFSQIRGTKGYMAPEWASNLPITAKVDVYSYGVVILEMVKGIRLSNWVVEDGEGQEAELKRFVREVKRKILYEEEAWIEEIVDPRLKGKFNTNQAATLIGIGISCVDEDRSKRPTMDSVVQSLLECETESEIHITDDH, from the coding sequence ATGAATCCAAATTCTCCATCATTTCTCACTGTTCTCATATTTTTACTCTTGTGTTTTCAAACATCGGAAAGCCAAAACTTCTTGCGTAGGGGCTCTTCTCTATCTGCTGAAGATAATACAGGCGTGTTGAGTTCCCCAGACAAAACATTCAGTTGTGGCTTTTATGGCCTCGGTGGAAATGCTTATTTGTTCTCAATCTGGTTCACGCACTCTAGAGACAGAACTGTTGTTTGGACAGCTAACCGTGACAGACCAGTCAACGGCCAGGGCTCCAGAGCTTCTCTGCGGAGAAATGGCGCCATGGTCTTAACTGATGTTGATGACACAGTCATTTGGATGACTAACACAACCTCTACTAGTGCTGATAGAGCAGAGCTTCTGGATACTGGAAATCTTGTTCTCAAGGACAGACATGGTAAAATCCTATGGCAAAGCTTTGATTATCCTACTGATACACTCCTTCCTAATCAAGTATTTAGAAAGAGCACTAAGCTGATTTCTGGAGTAGGAAATGGAACTTATGCATCTGGgtattttagtttatattttgataatgataatgtATTGAGGTTGATATATGATGGGCCTGAAATTTCAAGTGTGTACTGGCCAGATCCCGATTTTGATGTGTTCCAAAATGGAAGAACAAAGTATAACAGTAGCAGAATAGCTGTTTTAGATGATTTTGGCAGTTTCTCATCAAGTGATGAGTTGAAATTCAGTGCTATAGACATGGGTTTCGGGATAAAAAGGAGGTTGACAATGGATTATGATGGAAACCTCAGGCTTTACAGTCTTAACAAGGTGACGGGATCATGGATGATTTCTTGGCAAGCTCTTATGCAGCCAGGTAAAGTGCATGGTGTCTGTGGTAAAAATGGGATTTGTGTTTATACACCCGAGCCAAAGTGCTCATGCCCACCTGGGTATGAGGCAACTGAGCCAGGGGATTGGAGCAAAGGTTGCAAGCCTAAGTTTAATAGAACTTGTTCATCAAGCTTGACGGAAGTCAAATTCGTTGGGGTTCCAAATACAGATTTCTATGGTTTTGACCTCAACTACAGTAAGACTATATCAAAAGAGGCTTGTATGAAATTGTGCCTGGGTGACTGTCGGTGTTCAGGATTTAGCTACAGGCTAACAGGTCAAGGGCTCTGCTTCACAAAAAGTGTGCTTTTTAATGGCTTCAAGGCTCCAAATTTTCCAGGCATCATATATCTAAAATTGCCAGTGAGTGTGGAGGCATCAGAACCTGCTATTCTAAACGGCACTAATCCTGTATGCCGGTTAAGTAAATCTCAAATTGTGATTGGATCTCCATCTATGTATGACACCACTGCTAAGAGAGTGAGATGGAGCTATTTTTACTGGTTTGCACTGGCAATTGGCGCAATTGAAGTTTTCGTCATTGCGTCAGGTTGGTGGCTGCTCTTTAGAAGACAAGATGTACCGTCTTCACTGGAAGAAGGATATCAAGCATTATCAAGTCAGTTCAGGAGATTTAGTTATGCTGAACTCAAGAAATCAACAAAAAGTTTCAAGGAAGAGCTTGGCAGAGGAGGCTCCGGGGCTGTGTATAAGGGTGTTTTGGCCGATGGAAGGGCAGTGGCTGTGAAGAGACTAGGAGATTTACATCAAGGAGAAGAAGTGTTTTGGGCAGAAGTGAGTACAATTGGAAAAATCTATCACATGAACCTGGTAAGAATGTGGGGATTCTGTTCAGAAGGCAGACACAGACTCTTAATTTATGAGTATGTTGAAAAGCAATCATTGGACAAGCATCTCTTCTCTTCATATTTTCTTGGGTGGAAAGAGAGGTTTAAAGTTGCCTTGGGGACAGCTAAGGGTCTAGCTTATCTTCACCATGAGTGTCTGGAATGGGTTATCCACTGTGACGTGAAGCCTGAAAATATACTTCTGGATAGTGAATTTGAGCCTAAGATTGCTGACTTTGGTCTAGCCAAGTTGTCTCAGAGGGGCAGCAATAGTTCTCAATTCTCTCAGATTCGAGGAACAAAAGGTTACATGGCTCCAGAGTGGGCTTCAAATCTTCCCATCACTGCCAAAGTTGATGTGTATAGTTATGGAGTTGTGATTCTTGAGATGGTGAAAGGAATTCGGCTTTCAAACTGGGTGGTAGAGGATGGTGAAGGGCAGGAAGCAGAGTTGAAAAGATTTGTCAGGGAAGTGAAAAGGAAAATTCTATATGAAGAGGAAGCATGGATAGAGGAAATAGTGGATCCAAGattgaaaggaaaatttaaCACGAACCAGGCTGCAACTTTGATTGGAATTGGGATATCCTGTGTGGATGAAGATCGAAGCAAAAGACCAACAATGGATTCAGTAGTCCAGTCCCTGTTAGAATGTGAAACTGAGTCTGAAATCCACATTACAGACGATCACTGA
- the LOC102621459 gene encoding serine/threonine-protein kinase ATG1c, producing the protein MSQATGRGRVVGDYLVGRQIGSGSFSVVWHARHRVHGTEVAMKEIAMGRLNKKLQESLMSEIFILKRINHPHIIRLHDIIEVPGKLHLILEYCKGGDLSMYIQRHGCVPEETAKHFMKQLAAGLQVLRDNNLIHRDLKPQNLLLSTDDDNAALKIADFGFARSLQPRGLAETLCGSPLYMAPEIMQLQKYDAKADLWSVGAILFQLVTGKTPFTGSNQIQLLQNIVKATELHFPPDAKILSADCKDLCQKLLRRNPVERLTFEEFFNHPFLSQTQPDQVFRSRMFSRSADDFPFYESKSVRDVVESSQDDCLPFFLDDDSSGPEGSPSFSKRRSSMKSTYGFSVDAKHGREATSSALNNLDLRYGNKLDNTNLRHDSYKLSDENLNEPPKCLDQRLANTQSKVGDSLDLVDQDYVLVSGPPMDTSSSSTSVSKPTHIPRTSERPLISVPKYTTSSAPVPIIGATNSKISHIGSLESQSSAPGTSLGSTDMGDALEQPSTHCMTRIKSLKRCACAITELVNEKIVAGKHLEGFSIQLVILAIWKQALHICHTQAASAMDGSPSGESTRLRSSRKKHGTPDTEDCPGVNTRGLEDMSSQIEKEFLREVEHAEELAKVIEPGSTEMPDAMETIFQAALAFGRHGGVDELMGDMESATLLYSKAVRLLVFLLVEAPSLILNPPFSLTNSDRYRLRNYIDILNNRQGHSRSQRIALLKCQDQA; encoded by the exons tttattctaaagAGAATTAACCATCCTCATATAATTCGATTACACGATATAATTGAG GTTCCTGGGAAGTTGCATCTTATATTGGAGTATTGCAAAGGTGGTGATCTATCTATGTATATTCAACGGCATGGATGTGTACCCGAAGAAACTGCAAAGCATTTCATGAAGCAGCTAG CTGCTGGCTTACAAGTTCTTCGTGATAATAATCTCATACATCGTGACTTAAAGCCCCAG AATCTCCTTCTCTCCACAGATGATGACAATGCAGCTCTGAAGATTGCAGACTTTGGATTTGCAAg ATCTCTGCAACCTAGAGGACTTGCAGAAACCTTGTGTGGTTCACCCCTTTACATGGCACCTGAGATTATGCAACTTCAAAAATATGATGCAAAG GCAGATCTCTGGAGCGTTGGGGCTATTTTATTTCAGCTTGTAACTGGGAAAACCCCATTTACAGGAAGCAATCAAATACAG TTGCTCCAGAACATTGTGAAAGCAACTGAATTGCATTTTCCTCCAGATGCAAAAATCTTGAGTGCTGACTGCAAAGATTTATGCCAGAAATTGTTAAGGCGTAATCCAG TGGAACGCTTaacatttgaagaatttttcaaTCATCCATTCCTTTCTCAGACGCAACCAGATCAAGTTTTTAG GAGTAGGATGTTTTCTAGATCAGCTGATGATTTTCCCTTTTATGAAAGTAAATCTGTGAGGGATGTGGTGGAAAGTTCTCAAGATGATTGTCTACCTTTCTTTCTGGATGATGATTCCAGTGGTCCTGAGGGGAGCCCTTCCTTTTCAAAAAGGAGATCCTCAATGAAGTCTACTTATGGATTTTCTGTTGATGCAAAACATGGAAGGGAAGCAACATCAAGTGCTCTAAACAATCTGGACCTTAGATATGGCAATAAATTGGATAATACTAATCTTAGACATGATAGCTATAAACTTTCAGATGAAAACCTGAATGAACCTCCGAAATGCTTGGACCAAAGATTGGCTAACACTCAATCAAAAG TTGGGGATTCACTCGACTTAGTTGATCAAGATTATGTTCTTGTTTCGGGACCTCCTATGGACACATCGTCTTCTTCAACAAGTGTTTCCAAGCCAACCCATATACCAAGAACTTCAGAGAGACCCCTAATATCTGTTCCTAAGTACACTACATCTAGTGCCCCTGTGCCAATCATTGGTGCCACAAACAGTAAGATCAGCCATATTGGAAGCTTGGAAAGTCAGAGTTCTGCTCCTGGGACTTCTCTTGGATCTACAGATATGGGAGATGCTCTGGAGCAGCCATCAACTCACTGCATGACAAGGATAAAGTCATTGAAGCGGTGTGCATGTGCCATCACAGAATTAGTGAATGAAAAG ATTGTGGCAGGTAAGCATCTAGAAGGATTCTCTATCCAGCTTGTGATTCTTGCAATTTGGAAGCAAGCATTGCATATCTGCCATACGCAGGCTGCCTCAGCTATGGATGGAAGCCCAAGCGGAGAGAGTACTAGATTGAGGAGCTCCAGGAAGAAGCATGGTACACCTGATACAGAAGATTGTCCTGGTGTTAATACTCGAGGGCTCGAGGATATGTCCTCTCAGATCGAGAAGGAATTTCTCCGGGAAGTTGAGCATGCCGAGGAACTTGCAAAGGTCATTGAACCTG GAAGTACAGAGATGCCAGATGCAATGGAGACAATATTTCAAGCTGCCCTTGCTTTTGGCCGACATGGGGGA GTTGATGAGCTCATGGGTGATATGGAAAGTGCAACTTTGTTGTATTCAAAAGCAGTGCGATTGTTAGTCTTCCTTCTAGTCGAAGCGCCGTCTCTCATCCTCAACCCACCTTTTTCTCTTACAAACTCTGACCGATATAGGCTCCGAAATTACATCGATATCCTTAATAACCGACAAGGCCATTCAAGATCTCAGAGAATAGCTCTTCTCAAATGCCAGGATCAAGcataa